The following coding sequences lie in one Montipora foliosa isolate CH-2021 chromosome 11, ASM3666993v2, whole genome shotgun sequence genomic window:
- the LOC137975689 gene encoding uncharacterized protein has translation MSLFDCTLIQSKFVKYAEDKYVPQTIKSYLMSLRHFYSYVLAERPAIDASTELVTQMMEKVKRWSASYKRSSLKRKWEKMEEDRVELVTPEKIDQFERSQAARDAVILLGKLSGAHNIEITQSHYTLLRDYLLVEISIDNANRAGVLSNMTVKEFQRGYKEDDRYIIHVMNHKTFHVHGPAQVVFTGNLKNWMNVFIKQVRSKVPGVATEKEQPLFPSWNGKKLQSGQISKAIQSVWKKAGISGPVHSTLFRKGAVTTCHSSQKEMSSNLADLMAHKKDTAKRYYRPTEKSKASQQLHTVMRMKSKEDGVKVHDKEERDLTEQDVDVHEAESVAKAGSPSRVPWSSVAVDEMRKLFHDEILEKSLSLASVKEKITGSKILKTEDPKRVYDRVRAEWRFPSSDDKPEPTLPTERDEMKDRVDRMLREDVPSEDFTSDIVPPTSISSRAKALFSEDHVRTLLRLFEDMMGNVPISKNEILKRLSNDVEGKEIISVLSVSQVLNRIKYERRQRRAKLH, from the exons ATGTCGCTTTTTGATTGCACCCTAATTCAGAGCAAATTTGTGAAGTATGCTGAAGACAAATATGTTCCTCAAACAATCAAATCATACTTAATGAGCCTTCGTCATTTCTACAGCTATGTCTTAGCAGAAAGGCCAGCAATTGATGCATCTACCGAGCTGGTTACTCAAATGATGGAAAAGGTAAAGAGGTGGTCTGCCTCCTACAAGAGATCTAGCCTAAAGAGAAAGTGGGAAAAGATGGAAGAAGACAGAGTGGAACTTGTTACACCTGAAAAAATTGATCAGTTTGAAAGAAGCCAAGCTGCTAGGGATGCTGTCATTTTGCTGGGAAAGTTGAGTGGAGCACATAACATTGAGATCACTCAGAGTCACTATACCCTTCTGAGGGACTATCTTCTGGTGGAAATCTCAATTGACAATGCAAACCGGGCGGGAGTACTGTCAAATATGACTGTGAAAGAATTTCAACGGGGTTACAAAGAAGATGACAGATACATTATTCACGTGATGAACCATAAAACATTTCATGTCCATGGGCCAGCCCAAGTCGTCTTCACTGGAAATCTGAAAAACTGGATGAATGTCTTCATCAAACAAGTGAGATCAAAGGTCCCTGGTGTTGCAACTGAGAAAGAACAGCCATTATTTCCATCTTGGAATGGGAAGAAATTGCAATCAGGCCAAATAAGCAAAGCCATCCAATCAGTCTGGAAGAAGGCTGGAATTTCAGGACCCGTCCACAGCACACTCTTCAGAAAAGGTGCAGTGACAACATGTCACAGCAGCCAGAAGGAAATGAGCAGCAATCTTGCAGATTTGATGGCACATAAAAAAGACACAGCAaagag gtACTACCGCCCGACAGAAAAGAGTAAAGCTTCTCAGCAGCTTCACACCGTTATGAGAATGAAAAGCAAGGAAGATGGTGTAAAAGTACATGACAAGGAAGAACGTGATCTAACAGAGCAAGATGTAGATGTACATGAGGCAGAAAGTGTTGCTAAAGCTGGCAGTCCATCTAGAGTACCATGGAGCTCTGTGGCAGTTGATGAAATGCGAAAGCTCTTTCATGATGAAATATTGGAAAAAAGCTTAAGCCTTGCATCTGTCAAAGAAAAGATTACAGGAAGCAAAATCCTCAAAACAGAAGATCCTAAGCGTGTATACGACAGGGTTCGGGCGGAATGGAGGTTTCCTAGCAGTGATGACAAGCCAGAGCCAACTTTGCCAACAGAAAGAGACGAAATGAAGGACAGAGTCGATCGTATGTTGAGAGAAGATGTACCCAGTGAAGATTTTACCAGTGACATTGTACCACCCACATCAATATCTTCCAGGGCAAAGGCACTTTTCTCTGAGGATCATGTAAGAACACTGCTTCGTTTATTTGAAGATATGATGGGAAATGTACCAATTTCTAAAAACGAAATCCTTAAACGGCTTTCCAATGATGTTGAGGGGAAAGAAATTATATCAGTGCTATCTGTAAGTCAAGTTCTTAATCGTATCAAATACGAGCGAAGACAAAGAAGAGCTAAATTGCATTAA